From a single Carassius carassius chromosome 8, fCarCar2.1, whole genome shotgun sequence genomic region:
- the qrfp gene encoding uncharacterized protein qrfp — MKFQVFHLSSTLQTTVFFLLVLLVQPPRGLMLPHHPMVYLPTLDNPEWEAALLQLQASLGAPGSRTAAELQPWALTEELGPEELLERAKAELGWGQRSTVKGQKREELGRRPVGTFPENHIVAVPYPQGGEVEEEDGGEKRNEALTSIAGGLQAFNRQKGGFGFRFGRK, encoded by the coding sequence ATGAAATTCCAAGTTTTCCATCTCTCTTCCACTCTTCAAACCACAGTCTTTTTCTTGCTGGTGCTGCTGGTCCAGCCTCCCAGAGGTCTAATGCTGCCACACCATCCCATGGTTTACCTGCCTACACTGGACAACCCTGAGTGGGAGGCTGCACTGCTCCAGCTTCAGGCTTCACTGGGAGCTCCAGGCAGCCGAACAGCGGCCGAGCTCCAGCCCTGGGCTCTGACTGAGGAGCTGGGCCCAGAGGAGCTTCTGGAGAGAGCGAAGGCAGAGCTGGGATGGGGACAGAGGAGCACAGTGAAGGGCCAGAAGAGAGAGGAGCTGGGACGCAGACCAGTGGGGACATTCCCAGAAAACCATATAGTGGCTGTACCGTATCCACAGGGGggagaggtggaggaggaggacggtggagagaagaggaatgAGGCTCTCACTTCCATTGCAGGAGGTTTGCAAGCCTTCAACAGACAGAAAGGAGGATTTGGCTTTCGATTTGGCAGAAAGTGA